A genomic segment from Pediococcus acidilactici encodes:
- the dprA gene encoding DNA-processing protein DprA has translation MELRDFLIRIKIGTNFSIKKQSQIYQAVHNQAEFSLTEWVQTSPLIADEQRSDLVNCLHSAKLKRKIHENEQNGGILTIADPAYPDLLREIYCPPTVLFYRGRLDLLQEPRTVAIVGARNMTRYGMATVKKLVPGLLEHQLVTVSGLARGVDAMTHQATVDGAGKTIAVIGNGLDVVYPKQNAILQDQVQQTGLLISEYPQGARPLRHHFVERNRIIAGLAQATCIIEAKQKSGSLITASLALGENRNVLAVPGSIFSENSRGTNELIAAGARPLISLNDVLEEVGLQR, from the coding sequence ATGGAACTTCGTGATTTTTTAATTCGCATTAAAATCGGTACTAACTTTAGTATTAAAAAGCAATCCCAAATTTATCAAGCAGTCCACAATCAAGCAGAATTTTCATTAACTGAGTGGGTTCAAACAAGTCCGTTAATTGCTGATGAACAGCGAAGTGATTTAGTTAACTGTTTGCATAGTGCAAAATTAAAGCGTAAGATTCATGAAAATGAGCAAAACGGGGGAATCCTAACGATTGCGGATCCAGCATATCCCGACCTTTTACGTGAGATTTATTGTCCGCCGACCGTATTGTTTTACCGGGGCCGGTTAGATTTACTCCAAGAACCGCGAACGGTTGCGATTGTCGGTGCGCGAAACATGACCCGATACGGAATGGCGACGGTTAAAAAACTGGTGCCAGGGCTTCTTGAGCACCAGCTGGTTACCGTTAGCGGTTTGGCGCGCGGTGTCGATGCGATGACTCACCAAGCTACTGTGGATGGAGCCGGGAAAACAATTGCGGTAATTGGCAACGGCTTAGACGTTGTTTATCCCAAGCAAAACGCAATTTTACAGGACCAGGTGCAACAAACTGGGCTATTAATTAGCGAGTACCCTCAGGGAGCACGTCCGTTACGTCATCACTTTGTGGAACGCAATCGAATTATTGCTGGTTTAGCTCAGGCTACCTGTATTATTGAAGCTAAACAAAAATCGGGCAGTTTAATTACTGCTAGCTTAGCTTTAGGGGAAAACCGCAACGTTTTAGCGGTGCCCGGAAGTATTTTTAGCGAAAATAGCCGGGGAACTAACGAGCTAATTGCTGCGGGAGCGCGGCCATTAATCTCTTTAAATGATGTTCTTGAAGAGGTCGGTTTACAAAGATAA